The Lactobacillus acidophilus DNA segment CGTTAATACAAACTTAACGCCCTTAAGCAAAAAGGCAGATTCACGAATTCGCTCTTGAATTGTTTCGTACTTATACTTAGTTGTAGAAAAAACTGTATCATCGGGTTTAAAAGTAATAGTTGTACCAGTTGGATCACTTGTTTTTCCTAGACATTTAAGTGTACCTACTGGATGCCCACCATTTTGGAATTCTTCTTCATATGCTTTCCCATCACGTACTACACGTACTTTCATATAACTGGATAAAGCATTAACTACAGATGAACCTACCCCGTGTAAACCACCTGAAGTTTTGTAATTTTGTTCAGTAAATTTACCTCCGGCATGAAGTACAGTCAGAATAACTTCTATAGTGGGTTTTCCTGATTTGTGCATACCTGTTGGCATACCGCGCCCGAAGTCTCTTATAGTTATACTATTGTCTTTATGGATTGTTACATCAATTTCTTTACCAAAACCGGCCATAGCTTCATCGACTGAATTATCGACGATTTCATAAACCAGTTGATTAAGACCATGTATATCGGTTGATCCGATATACATACCAGGTCTTTTACGGACTGCTTCTAGTCCATGTAAAATTTGAATTGAAGAATCATCATAAGTATTAGCTTTTGCCACTAAAATTCCTCCACTTGTTCATTTATTCAACAACTACCGTATATTTAAAAGATAATCTTTGCTAAAATAGCGATAGATTAATAGGAGTTGTTAAATATGTTTGCTTTAAAATTTGCATCGTTGTTTATTTTAGCATACTTGCTAGGATCATTTCCGGCTGGTGTGGTAGTAGGAAAGATCTTTTTTTATAAAGATATTAGAAAATATGGGTCAGGCAACATCGGAACAACTAATACATTTAGAGTATTAGGTCCAGTTGCTGGAATCATAGTTTTTTTAATTGATTTTTTCAAAGGTACGCTGGCAACTTTAATACCAGTTATCTTTAATCTAGGACCACATTATCTTTGCTTGATCTTTGGATTAGTTGCTATTTTAGGCCATGCTTTTCCTATCTTTTTAAAATTTAAAGGTGGCAAAGCTGTAGCAACATCGGCAGGATTTTTGCTTGGATATAATGTACACTTCTTTTTGATTTGTGCAGTAATCTTTATCCCTATTTTATTTATCACAAGTATGGTTTCATTAACCAGTTTGATTTCAGTAGTTTTAATTTTTATTGCTTCTTTTTTCTTCCATGATATTGCCTTAAGCATTATCAGTGGATTGCTTGTAATCTTAATTTACTGGAGCCATAGAAGTAATATAGCTAGAATTGAAAAACATCAAGAAAATATGGTGCCCTTCGGTGTAGTATATTGGCTAAAAAATAAACATACTAAATCAAAGTAATATTTAAAAACAACAAGTATCAGTTACTTGTTGTTTTTTTGTTACTTAAATTATTATACATACGCAAACAAAAGTTCGCAAGAAAGAATAATGCTTCTTAAGTAACATTTTAATTAACAAATTATCAAATCATTTTATAATAAGTATGTGAAGTATCTTATTATCATATTATCTTATAAATCTATTATATAAATGTAAATGCAATACAAATAATATAGATAGGAGTAATAAAGATGACCCAGCAATTTGAAAAATTAACTGCTGAAGATTTGGATTGCTGCAGAAAATTGTTTTTTGGCATAACCAGAAAATTTCAGCAATTTAGTTATAGTAATTTTTATATTTTTAATGTAAGAAAAACTATTAAGATTTTAGAGATCTATTATAATTGGTTATTGTCACAAAAAAGTGAAAACTTTAATAAGCTGTATTACAAGTTTTGGACTGAGTCTGATATGGACATTACTGAAGTTTCCTTACTTCTTTTACCAATAGTACATAATAAAGAGAAAGAGATTCAAAGGGTTGCTAATTTACTTATTCAATTGAATAATACAAATGAATCACATATTTTTAATGATATTAGAACTAATGCATCAGGGTTACCGGTTAAAAACACAATTTACCCTGCTACACGTACTAGTTTAGAAAAAGTATATTCTATTAGTAAATATGAAAATAATATTGAATATAGTTCAAGTATTAAAAAATTTTTGACTTTATATTCTGATTCAAAATTTGATCCAAAGGATTTAATAATTTTCTTTGATGATACTTTAAATACAGATACAAGTGTAAACTAAAATATTTAAAAATAAAAGATACAATATACTATCATATTTTGGTAAAATGTCTTAGAAAGTGATGAATATATCTAAAATTTTTATGTTTTGGGGAGAATGTTAGTGAATAAACACTAATATAAAAAAGTTGAGTTGAGAGTTTAAGATATAGAGATATTAGGTGATATAAAAAGAGGCGATAATCATGTCGCCTCTTTTTATATTTTAGATTCTTAATTTAAAAGAATAATTTACTCATAATAATCATGAAAATCAATAAACAAGTAGAACTAATTGCGGCAGCACCAAATACAGCTCCTCCTCGCTTAAAGATAACTTTGAAGTTTACAGAAATGCCCAATGCGGCCATAGCCATTCCTAAAAAGATGTAGGCTACTTGTACTAAAGCATCTAATAAACTAGTAGAGAATGGTAAGTAAGTACCTAAAACACTGGTTAAAATAAATCCTCCTAAGAACCAAGGAATTGGCAATTTGCCAGTCTTTGTAGTACTGTCAATTGTACTTACCTTAGCTGTGCGGCGTTGGTATAAATAGCCGATAATTAATGCCACAGGTGCTAAAAGAATTACACGAGATAGTTTCATGATTAATGCACTATCTAAACTGATATTACCAAATGCACCACCTGAAGCAACCGCATGAGCAATTTCGTGCAAAGAACCACCGGCAACAATGCCGAATTGAGAATCAGTTAAACCAAGAACTGGCTTAAGTCCAATTTCTAATAAAGTAAAAACTGTACCCATCACACAGACAACCGCTACTGCTAAAACTTCATTCTCTCTTTTTCTCTCTTCACTAGCAGCTGTAATTTGAGGAGAAACCCCCATTACGGCTGCTGCACCGCAGACACCACATCCACATGCTGATAAAAATGCCAATTCATCTTCTGCACCAAATTTGCGACTAAGCCAGTAAGTTAATGTAATAGTCCCTGCAACAGCAAGAGCGGCAACTAAAATGGTTTTGACTCCTGCAGCAGCTAGTTTTTCTAAATCAAGTCTAAATCCTAGTAAGATAATTCCTAATCTTAAGAATTTATTTGAAATAAAACTCATACCACTTGAAGCTTCTTTACGCATCTTCTCTGGTGCTAATTGCATGAGAATACCTAACAGAAGTGCTAATACCAATGCCCCAATTATGTTAGCATATGGCAATTTTGCTAAATAAATTCCAGCAATAGAACACATTAAGGTCATAGCAACAGCTAATCTAAATGATTTAGTTTTGACAATCTCCAATAATAAAACCTCCAAATGTAAAAAGTTGCTTTACAAAGTCCCCGAACTTTGTTTGATTACATTGCTCATAATATCACAATATTTGCGTATTAGTGACATTGTGTCTCTTTCTTTAACATTTCTTAAAAAATACTATAATTAAGTTAGTTAGAGATAATATAAGAATTTTTATATGGACATGAGTAATAGATATGAAAAAAATAACTTTAAATCAACTTTACGACAATATACATGATCACATGGATCCCACTGGTTAGTGGATTGGGAAATTATTTGGTCAAATAATTTTAATTCAAAATACTAATTGAAAAAATGTAGATAAAGCTCTTCATTCTCTTTATCCAAGTACTGATTATTACCTAAAAATATTTTAAATATAAAAGTGAAAAGATGAGCAAACTAATTACTCCTGCTGGTTTTTATACTGAAAAAACGCAAACTATTAAAAATGTAGCTACTTATTTTAAAGATGATTTTGCTTATAATTTAGAATTAGCCCAAGAACAAGATAAACAAAAATCACGTAAAGAAATTCCATCTATTCATGGTATTGGATTTGAAACGGCTGATATGTATGGACTGCGTAGTGGATACTTATTCTTATCGTTTGTTTAATTGCTTAGGTTGGAAAAATATAAGCTACCACACCAGTTTGACGAATCTTTCTCAACTAAATATGAATTAGTTTATTCCTGCTTCTTATAAATTGATCGCATAGGTTGATTAAACAGCAATTTTATAAGATTATCTTTCAATTTGATCATATGCTTGGTATATTTTTATTTATACAAACAAACGTTTCTAATTAGAGTTAAAAGTATTTAATACCAAGATAGAGTTAAAAAGGAGAAAGATAATACTATGACAACGATTGCTGTGATTGGTGTGGGACACATGGGTAGTGCAATTATTAAAGGTCTTAAGAATAATCCTGAAAATTATATTATTGCTGAAAATCCAGTTAATCCAAGGGTGTCAAAGTTAGCTGAAAAATTAGATTTCGAGTTAGTTAATACCTTATCTGACTTAATTGCTAATATTCCTGTCGCAGTTAATACCGGAACTATTGGTCTATTTATGCCTGAAAAAATTAATCAAAGCAAACGTCAAATAATTATAGATTTTTTAGATCAATGTGGGAACGATTAGCGGTTATGGTCCTGCTTTTGTAGATATCTTTCTTGATGCACTTGGGGATGCAGGTGTACTTAATGGATTGTCACGGGATCAGGCTAACACTTTAGCAGCAAATATGGTAAAAGGTTCAGCTAATTTAGCTTATGAGACTAAAATTGCACCAGCGATTTTACGAGATCAAGTCTGCTCACCTGGTGGTACTACAATTCAAGGAGTAGCTAGTTTAGAAAAGCATGGTTTTAGATATACAATTATTTATCCCACAAGAATTTGATTAATATTTTATCTACTTGAGAATTATTGTGTAACCTAGAATGCTGAGCATTCCTACCTTTAATTTCAACAACACGATGATATTTGGCTCGATTAGCTACCAAATATTTCAGAGATAAAGAAGATATGTTATCTACAGCTTTCTTAGCTGCCTCTACCATATGTTTCTCAGCATGATAAGATGAACCACCATGAAAAAATAAAGTTGGTATTGACGTAATTAACGTTTTTTTAGTTGTTTTTATATTGAAGGTAGGTATCGAATTAATACACACATTTAAAAATAGTGCAATTATAAGAGCTGCTATTAAAAAAACATTTTTTCTCATATCATCATTAACCTTACATTTTAAAAATCAAAGTAAATAAAAACTATCGAATAAGATTTTTCGATAGTTTTTATTTTTAAAATTTAATTTCGTTATGTCTTAATTCATTCAAAAATTCCTGATGCATTTTTTCTTTTTTCTTCATAGCTGGGCTTCTATCAATAAAGAAGTATAATACAGCACCAATTGCTGCAACTACCACTCCTACTAACAAAGTTAACGGAGTAAAATTAGTTACCATATAGCATGAAACGATTAATGCAATAGTTGGAATAGTATATTTTCCCGGTAATGAAAATCCATGATTAGGAAATTCATTACTGTGCTTAAATTTAATTACAGCTAAAATAGATGGTACGTATTGAATAAATGAAGCCAGAACAGTACATGATACTAAAAAAAGATATGATTGAGTTACAAATATCCCTGTTAAAACAGCGGTCATTATAATTCCTACCCATGGAGCATCATGTTTATTCTTTTTGCCTACCCATGCTGGTAAAAGCTTATGTTCATTTGAAAGTGAAGCTATTAAAGATGGTGCATTAAATGATGCAGAAAATGCAACACCAAATATAGAGATAAGCATACCAACAATAATAAATGAATATCCCCATTTACCAACACCATGCTCTAATGCGCTAGCCAAAGGTGTAGAGTATGTACCTAATTTATCACCAACAAGACCAATAGCTACAATCATCATTAGACAATCTAGAATAGTTACACTAACCATAACTGCTATT contains these protein-coding regions:
- the plsY gene encoding glycerol-3-phosphate 1-O-acyltransferase PlsY, which translates into the protein MFALKFASLFILAYLLGSFPAGVVVGKIFFYKDIRKYGSGNIGTTNTFRVLGPVAGIIVFLIDFFKGTLATLIPVIFNLGPHYLCLIFGLVAILGHAFPIFLKFKGGKAVATSAGFLLGYNVHFFLICAVIFIPILFITSMVSLTSLISVVLIFIASFFFHDIALSIISGLLVILIYWSHRSNIARIEKHQENMVPFGVVYWLKNKHTKSK
- a CDS encoding YeiH family protein; the encoded protein is MEIVKTKSFRLAVAMTLMCSIAGIYLAKLPYANIIGALVLALLLGILMQLAPEKMRKEASSGMSFISNKFLRLGIILLGFRLDLEKLAAAGVKTILVAALAVAGTITLTYWLSRKFGAEDELAFLSACGCGVCGAAAVMGVSPQITAASEERKRENEVLAVAVVCVMGTVFTLLEIGLKPVLGLTDSQFGIVAGGSLHEIAHAVASGGAFGNISLDSALIMKLSRVILLAPVALIIGYLYQRRTAKVSTIDSTTKTGKLPIPWFLGGFILTSVLGTYLPFSTSLLDALVQVAYIFLGMAMAALGISVNFKVIFKRGGAVFGAAAISSTCLLIFMIIMSKLFF